The sequence below is a genomic window from Oncorhynchus nerka isolate Pitt River linkage group LG7, Oner_Uvic_2.0, whole genome shotgun sequence.
gggtctgaaatgattgacacccttaaatgagcaaaaatgattgtataaaataaataatttaaatacTGAGCTACTGTATATTGTACATATACATTATTTTATAATACAATTGATCAGAGAAAATATTTAAGTAATACTGTTTTTTCTCAAAGTTAGGGGTAAAAATGGACACCCGTTTTCAATACAGCACCTTGCGAGGATAACGACACTGAGCCTTATCTAAAATGTTTAAGATTgtagaacacattgggagggatcttggaccattcctccatacaaagtctttccagatccttgatattcaTCTGTGCTTTTAGACAGCCCTCAACACAAACCACACATTTTCAACTGGTTTCAAGTCCAGAGAATGAGATGGCCATTGTAAAATGTTGATTTTGCAGCCAATTAACCATTTCTCTGTGGATTTtaatgtgtgcttggggtcatagtcttgctggaagatccatttgcagcCAAGTTTCAGGcgcctggcagaggcaaccaggtttttggcaaaAATGTcctgggtaaagttcatgatgccgttggagccccaggaccagtggaagcaaaatagccccaaaACATCAAAGATCCAGCACCATATTTGACAGTAGGTATAGGGTTATTTTATGCTCATTGATTCTCATACATGTCAAACCCATCACTGGTgtgtgtggccaaagagctctattttcacaTCATACAACAAATGTAAACACCTGGAGCATGCTAAACAGCAGTTGGATTGGTgctttggtcagatgacatgaaaatagtgGTGGGTTTATCATCGAAATGAAAACGcatgagcagaaaataaccccatacctactgtcaaatatggtggtggatctttgacattatggggctaGTTGGCTTACATGGTGAAATTGTCATTATAATAACCTGTGAATTACTTGCTTCTTTCATAAAGGAACTATATATTGTAATTACCGATTGAGTTGAATTATTCTAGGTATGATACCACAATTCTATTGTTAATACCTTTTACTTCTGGAATGTAAGTTTTTTGATAACTTCTTCCCCTTTATTTATAAAGCATTCACATAATTGTGCTATTGTTAGAATGCAAGAAGAATTGAAACAAATGTACACTATTTGGCATGCTGCTAAAGAACATCAGGGGTACTGAACATTTCCAGGACAAGTCCTGCAACTTAAGCATAATTTATTATATACTCAAAATAATGTTGAATTCATAACATGACAAAGCAGAACTAGATCATTGCATTTTTTCTCTCAGTTCCTCTGCCTCGAGTTTTAAAGTGCATTGGGTGTACTGGATTGACTTGTCAGTCTCACAGCCAATAATAAAAGGATCAGAGATATTTTGCGCCCAGTTCAGACTGTTCATCTCAGTTTCTTGAAATGCTGGACTCAAAAAAGGTCAAAGATCACAATGGCCAcagtgttgttgctgctgctttGAAGGGATTTCTTGAGTCTGAGGGAGTCCGTGTCTGGTGTTTTCGCTGAGTTCCCCTCAGCACTAACCCTTTGAGGTCGCCGGTGTCCGTAATGCACTTTATTTTCATGATGCACACTGTGGATCTGCCGCTCTTCATCATGACTTGACTCAAGTTTCCAGTGGTTCATTATTCTCCTCCGAAAAACAGTCTGAAATTGCTCCTCCTAGAAATGACAAAGAAAATACAGGTTGTTTTACATTCAAGATTGAGGGAGCTACTGGTTTCAAATTGTAGCCACACCCTGTGGATGTGCTGTCCACTctagtatgtgtgtgcatgtgttaaaCTTAATGGACGTGCTAGACAGATGGCTGGATTCAACTTTTCAAACACCAATTCCAAGGCCTTCCAAGTAAGAGCTTTAGAATGAGGTTGACTTAAAATttctatgggactgataccagcAGCGGTTCTAGCTTGTACGGCACCCTGGGCGAACCCCAGGGTACCCCCCCCGAATATCAAAAAGTAGTAACAAACACAAATAAAAACAAATTTGTGATCATTTGGCACTGGAGCATCAATACATTTACCCCCCCCcctcaacactgtcaaccaagagtcaagactaaaccaattcaccctggtggtgtgcagactggttttataTTTGTCTTTAATAATATAATAACGATTTCACACAAAAAAAGGCAACAATATGACaactatatattcacagtattatgaatgaattgtggtttatttggtagcattttgtagtgtgactgattttactaattgcattagtactgtacaaagttagaggtgcgctaTGACAGActcccccactaccactacctcaggcattcagtggggagacctgaggtcaaccccCGCCCAcctcgtacttctgagtgggagaccttcacaggcagtagcctgcctagctcacaaattagaatcagggcgcccaatccgacaaggttaattgactaacagtcccacacggtgacatgatatcattgacgtaACGTGCAAATGAGTGATAGAAAACCGATCGCGCATATGACACCATTACAAAAAATGTGCGGGCGGCCCGGGCAAGATGCCGCTTATACCTAAATCCGCCACTGGTTGATACCCAAGTGAGGTCTCTTACCATAACTTGCTGAGGCGTGAGGGGAGCGTGTCGTCGGCTCCGCTTTGGCTTTGCGCAGTAGCTCTCCAAATGCTGCAGGTCACAGGCCTTTAAGCAACACTGCTCCACAATTCCCTTCCCTCTCATCCGAGTCCCATTCCCTCTGAGGCGAGGGCTATTCCCTCGGGTGGATCGAAGTCCATTCGGTGCTGTAacaagaaaaaaagtatttggaTCAGATCGTGAAACAATGCACCGTCTTGAAGAGTTGCATACACATCTAGTAGGTGGTGGGCTGAAGCTGAAAAATCAGGAAGTTGATCGACCCACGTCGAGGGAGGAGCTGTTTCTTTTTTATATGACAATTAAATATTATTATAATTACTGTAAGTTTGTTGGCACCTTCAATTCTTGCAAATTTCCTCAGAAAGGTATATGTCAACGGTCTGCTCAGGCAAACTTGCAAACGGCTAAACTTGGAACCAATCAGAACTCCCGTATATACCCCTCGTGATGAAGGCAGCCAATGGCCTGCTTCTATCTCAAATTTAAACACAGCCTACCATGAAATCGTGATCTGCAGTCAGTGTTTTAAGAGGAACTAACATTAGCTCCCAAAGACTGAAATAGGATAAATATATGTTTGAGTGCACTTTAAATATGTAGCATGCAAGAAGAATGGTCTTGATCATATGAAGTACTAACTCCATTGACCAATTAGCAGTAacataaacccagggtcgttacagtacttacagttgaagtcggaagtttacatacactttggttggagtcatcaaaactcgtttttcaaccacttcacaaatttcttgttaaattatagttttggcaagtcggttaggacatctactttgtgcatgacaaaagttatttttcaacaattgtttgaCAGataatttaatttataattcactgtatcacaattccagtgggtcagaactttacatacactaagttgactgtctttaaacagcttggagaattccagaaagtaggtcatggctttagaaacttctgatttgagtcaattagaggtgtacctgtggatgtatttcaaggcctaccttcgaaGTCAGCGCCTCTTtgtcatcatgggaaaatcaaaagaaatcagccaagacctcagaaaaaaaattgtagacctccacaagtttggttcatccttgggagcaatttccaaaacgcctgaaggtaccacgttgatctgtacaaacaatagtacacaagtattaacaccatgggaccacgcagccgtcataccgctcaggaaggaaacacAATCTGTCTCCAAGAgaagaacgtactttggtgcgaaaagtgcaaatcaatcccagaacaacagatgctgtgaagatgctggaggaaaccggtacaaaagtatctatatccacagtaaaacgagtcctatatcgacataacctgaaaggctgctcagcaaggaagaaaccactgctccaaaaccggcataaaaaaagccagactacggattgcaactgcacatggggacaaagatcgtactttttggagaaaaaaaaaaactgttgttTGGCCataaggcttgcaagccgaagaacaccatcccaaccgtgaagcacgggggtggcagcatcatggtgtgggggtgctttgctgcaggagggtctggtgcacttcacaaaatagatggcatcgtgaggcaggaaaattatgtggatatattgaagcaacatctcaagacatcagtcaggaagttaaagcttggtcgcaaatgggtcttccaaatggacaatgaccccaagcatacttccaaagttgtggcaaaatggcttaaggacaacaaggtcaaggtattggagtggccatcacaaagccctgacctcaatcctataaaaaatttgtgggaagaactgaaaaagtgtgtggagcaaggaggcctacaaacctgactcagtcacaccagctgtcaggaggaatgggccaacattcacccaacttattgtgggaagcttgtggaaggatacccaaaacgtttgacccaagttaagaaatttaaaaggcaatgctaccaaataccaattgagtgagtgcatgtaaacttctgacccactgggaatgtgatgaaataaataaatcattctctccactattattctgacatttcacattcttaaaataaagtggtgatcctaacttttactatgattaaatgtcagaaattgtgaaaaatagtttaaatgtatttggcaaaggtgtatggtatgtaaacttctgacggaTATTTTTTTGGGACATCTATATACTTTATATATTTGACAAAATCATAAAGAAAATgtactggttaccaacataattagaacagtaGAAAGTATGTTTTTGTATGCAATTGTAAACTGACTGGTTCGAGCcctaaatgctgattggctgacaggcgTGGTATATCAAACCGTATACCAAGGGTATGACAAacgtttatttttactgctccaaTTACgttgtttacctttatttaactaggcaagtcagttaagaacacattcttattttcaatgacagcctaggaacag
It includes:
- the igf3 gene encoding insulin-like growth factor 3, coding for MHSSEPSLHWSSAKGCTLKVLCWRSVGVLYSILCLAALPDHAESRARCGSELVAHLEFVCGDRGFYRAPNGLRSTRGNSPRLRGNGTRMRGKGIVEQCCLKACDLQHLESYCAKPKRSRRHAPLTPQQVMEEQFQTVFRRRIMNHWKLESSHDEERQIHSVHHENKVHYGHRRPQRVSAEGNSAKTPDTDSLRLKKSLQSSSNNTVAIVIFDLF